CGATGTGGTGCTCGCGATCGGCAATCCGTTCGGCGTCGGGCAGACGGTGACGATGGGTATCGTCAGCGCGCTTGGCCGCAATCACCTCGGCATCAATACGTTCGAAAACTTCATCCAGACCGACGCGCCGATCAATCCCGGCAACTCGGGCGGCGCGCTCGTCGACGTGAACGGCAACCTGCTTGGCATCAATACGGCGATCTACTCGCGCTCGGGCGGCTCGCTCGGTATCGGTTTCGCGATTCCCGTTTCGACGGCGCGCAGCGTGCTCGAGAGCATCATCACGACGGGCACCGTGACGCGCGGCTGGATCGGCGTCGAGCCGCAAGACGTGACGCCAGAGATCGCTGAGTCGTTCGGGCTGGATCAGAAGTCGGGCGCGATCGTCGCGGGCGTCCTCAAGGGCGGTCCCGCCGACAAGGCGGGCATCAAGCCCGGAGACATTCTGGTGTCGGTGAACGGCCAGGACATCACCGATACCACGCGCCTTCTGAACGTGATCGCGCAGATCAAGCCCGGCACCGACGCGAAGGTGCATCTGGTGCGCAAGAACAAGGAGATGGATCTGAACGTGATGATCGGCAAGCGCCCGCCGCCGCCGAAACAACCTGCAGATGAAGGCGATGACGACGATGGCGGTTGAGCGATCAATCGATCGGCCGGTCGGGTAGCGAGGTCAAACAAAAAGGGCAGCCTCCAACGGAGCACTGCCCTTTTTGCTGTCCGGCGCGGCCCGGCGTTTTGGCGTTCGTTCAGCTTGCCGCCCCGCCTTCGTTTTCCGCCGTGGCGACCGGCTTGCTGACGAACAGCCGCGCCGCGATGATCCCCGCTTCGTACAGCACGATCAGCGGGATCGCGAGAATCAGCTGCGAGAACACGTCCGGCGGCGTCACCACGGCAGAGATCACGAACGCGCCAACGATCACGTACGGCCGGATTTCCTTGAGCTTCTTGATGGTCAGCACGTTCATGCGTACGAGCAACACCACGACGATCGGCACTTCGAACGTCACGCCGAAGGCGAGGAACATCGTCAGCACGAAACTCAGGTAATTGTCGATATCCGTGGTCATCTCCGCGCCGAGTGGCGCGTTGTAATGCGCCATCACGCGGAAAATAGTCGGAAACACGACGAAATATGCGAACGCCATTCCGCACAGAAACAGCGTATAGCTGCTGCCGACGAGCGGACCGACCAGCTTCTTCTCGTGCTGATACAAGCCTGGCGCGACGAACGCCCAGATCTGGTACAGCACGATCGGCAGCGCGATCACGAAGGCGACGAGCATCGTCACTTTCATCGGCACGAAGAACGAGCCGGTGACATCGGTGACGATCATCTTGCCGTCCTTCGGCAGATTGTTCATCAGCGGACGCGCGAGCAGCCGGAAGATGTCGGGCGCCCAGTAGACGAGCCCGACGAACACGACAATCACCGAAATGCCCGCGCGGATGATGCGGTCGCGCAGTTCGACGAGATGCGAGATGAAGGTCTCTTCAGTGCCTTCGTTCTGATTTTGGGGGTCGCTCACGCCGGCCCTCGGTAGGAGATTGATGCGCGGGACATCGGACGATCAGAAAAAACGTGTCGGCCGACGCAGGCTGACGGGCGTATGCCGTGCGACGCGCGCGGCACCCGATTGGACGCGCGTGCGCCGCAACGTGGCGCGCTTGTACCAGTTCGGCGTGGCCGTCTGCTTCACGCGCCAGTTCTTGCGTTTGGACGCGGCGGCGTCGGTGCTGCGCCAGGACGTGCCGTCCGTTGTAGAAACGGAACCGTCGGTCGCGCTCATCAGGCTGTCCGTCGCACCGCCTGCAATGCTCGGGGACACCGACGTGCCCTGCGTCCACGCCTCGTTCAGTTCCGTTTCGTGCTTGCGCATGTTGTCGTGAATCGTGCTTTCGACGTTATGCGCCGCAGACTCGAACTCGGTCTTCATGCGGCGCAGTTCGTCGAGCTCGATCTCACGTGTGACTTCGGCCTTCACGTCGTTGACATAGCGCTGCGCGCGGCCAAACAGCGCGCCCGCCGTGCGGGCCACGCGCGGCAGGCGCTCGGGGCCGAGCACGACCAGCGCGACCACGCCGATCAACGCCATCTTGGTTAAACCGAGGTCCAGCATGGATAGGGCTTCCCGTCAGTGCGCGCGTGTCAGCGCAAGCTCGGCTGGCGCCGGATTAGCGGGAATCGCCGGAATGCGGCGCCTTTTCCTTTGCGTCGACATCGACGGTGTTCGTGCGCGAGAGCTGGTCGCGCTGCTGGCCTTCAGGCGTTTCGCCGTCCTTCATGCCTTCCTTGAAGCCCTTCACCGCGCCGCCCAGATCAGTGCCGATATTGCGCAGTTTCTTCGTGCCGAACACAAGTGCGACGATCAGCAGAACGATCAGCCAATGCCAAATACTCAACGAACCCATAAAAATCTCCTTAACCCCCACCGTCGTGCCTGGCGACGGCAACTATGCGCCTTGCGGCCTGAATCGAAGCACGCTTCACGAACGCGCTCCGTCTGCAAAACTACCGCCGACGGCGCTTTATTGCGTCAGCGCCCTCGGTCCCATTATGAACATGTCTGCGAGTCGCTGTCGTTACATCCCTACATAAAGTCACGACGTCACAATGCTGGGCCCGCCATTGTGCGTAGTCAAAAAGCGGATGCGGCGAATCTTTGTCGATCGGCTTAGTGGCGAACGTGCGCCAACGCGCCTCTTTCGCTGCACGCCGATAGCGTTTGACCCGCCGTCAGCCCATTCTCAGCCAGGGGCGCGGTCCCGCCAGCAGATGCGCGTGCAGGTGATAGACCTCCTGCCCACCGCCGGGCCCCGTATTGATGACCGTGCGGAAACCCGTCTGCCCACCCTTGTACGCAACGCCCAGCTGATCGGCGAGACGTGCAACCAATATCAACATTTTACCAAGCAGGGCCGAATCGCTCTCGGTACAGTTCGACAGCGTTTCGATGTGCTTGCGCGGTATCACGAGCACATGCGTTTCGGCCGCCGGACGGATGTCGCGGAACGCGACGAACTCGTCGTCTTCGTGGACTTTCGTCGACGGGATTTGACCCGCGGCGATCTTGCAGAACAGGCAATTTGGATCGTGGCTCATGGTCTCGGTGAACGGCAAACGCGGCACGCGCCAGATGCGCTGCTCAGAACCAGCCGCGCGGATTCGTCAGCGGCTTGTTGTCGTACAGATACAGCCAGCCTTTGATGATACGGTACAACGTCCATATCGCGACAGCCCACAGGATAGGCACGCCGATCAGCACGATGAACAGCGCAACGCCGATCAGATGCCCGATCAGCCCCATCCAGAACGTACGGATCTGCCAGTCGAAATGCGCTTCGTAGGGCGTGCCGATGGTCTCCGGCCGCTTGATGTAGTTGATGATGATCGCGATCAGCACCGAGATGCCGCCCGTCAGCCAGTACACGGCGTAGAGCGCGTAGATGATGTGCGTCAGCGTGCGCAGGCTGCGCTGCCGGTCGATTTCGACTGCGCTCTGATACGACGGTGGCGGATAACCGCCGTGCGACTGTTCCATGCTTGCGTCCTCCTGGAGGGTGCGAATGGATACTGTTGCTGTGCCGGTGCTGCGTGTCTCGTCGCTGTGTTGCGCCGCGCGCACGCTTGCGCGCGCGGTTATGTCCTGCTCGCGCTCAGTCGCCGTTCTGCTCGCGATCGCGACTCTTGCGCAATGCCTTTTCCTCGATGCCCGACAGCCCTTCGCGACGCTCCAACTCAGCGAGCACGTCGGCGGGATTCAAATCGAAGTGCGACAGCATCACGAGGCAATGAAACCATAAATCGGCCACTTCGCCGACCAGCGCCTTGCGCTCCGCTCCGAGACGCACGTCCTTCGCGGCCAGCACGACTTCCGTGGCTTCCTCGCCGATCTTCTTCAGCACCGCGTCGTCGCCCTTGTGGAACAGGCGCGACACGTACGACGTGTCGGGATCGCCGCCCTTGCGGCTGTCGATAACGGCTGCGAGACGCCGAAGCGTATCGTTCGTCGATTGCGTGTTTTGCGTCATTTGTAGATGTGTTCGGGGTCTTTCAGCACGGGCTCGACGGCAACCCAGTTGCCGGCATCGACCGAGCCTTCGAATTTCTGGAAAAAGCACGAATGCCGGCCCGTGTGGCAGGCGATGCCCGATACCTGCTCGACCTTCAGCAGCACGACGTCCTCGTCGCAATCGAGCCGCACTTCATGCACATGCTGCACGTGGCCCGATTCTTCGCCCTTGAACCACAGGCGTTGGCGCGAGCGGGAAAAATAGACGGCGCGGCCCGTTTCGATCGTCTTCGACAGCGCTTCGCGGTTCATCCACGCGAACATCAGCACGTCGTTGGTCGATGCTTCCTGCGCGATTACGGGCACGAGGCCGTTCGCGTCCCACTTCACCTTGTCGAGCCAGCCGACTTCAGACGGATTCACGTTACAACCTCACCGAAATGCCCTGATCGGCCATGAAGCGCTTGCACTCGCCGACCGTGTGCTCGCCATAGTGGAAGATGCTCGCGGCCAGCACGGCGTCTGCGCGGCCGTCCTTGATGCCGTCGGCCAGATGCTGCAGCGAACCGACGCCGCCCGACGCGATCACGGGAATGGACACCGCGTCCGACACGGCGCGTGTCAGCGCAATGTCGAAGCCGCTTTTCGTGCCGTCGCGGTCCATGCTGGTCAGCAGGATTTCGCCCGCGCCCAGTTCGGCCATCTTGCGCGCCCATTGGACGGCGTCGAGGCCCGTATTCTTGCGCCCGCCATGCGTGAAGACTTCCCAGCGCGGCGTTTCGCCATCGGCCGACACGCGCTTCGCGTCGATCGCGACGACAATGCACTGCGAGCCGTATTTATCGGTCGAATCGCGCACGAGCTGCGGATTCGCCACTGCCGACGAATTCATGCTCACCTTGTCCGCGCCCGCGTTCAGCAGGCGCCGCACGTCTTCGACGGCGCGCACGCCGCCGCCGACGGTCAGCGGAATGAAGACCTGCGAAGCCACAGCTTCGATGATGGGCAGGATCAGGTCGCGCTGGTCGGACGTGGCGGTGATATCGAGGAAGGTGAGTTCGTCCGCGCCCTGCTCGTCGTAGCGGCGCGCGATTTCGACGGGGTCTCCCGCGTCGCGCAACTCGACGAAGTTGACGCCCTTGACCACGCGGCCAGCCGTGACGTCCAGACAGGGAATGATGCGTTTAGCTAAAGCCATGATCTTGCTAGTTCGTGCCAATACCGCTGGTGAGGCCGCTCGCCCGTGTGTGAATCACAGGTGAACGGCGCAAGGCCGGCATGCCGGACGCTCTGCGCACCTGAACGATGCTTCAGGTGCGCACGATGCGCAGAAAACCCGACGCTCAGGCGTCGTCCGATTCGCGCAGGCGGTCCGCGTGCGTCTGTGCCGCGGCAAAATCCAGGTCGCCCGAGTAGATAGCACGGCCGCAGATCACGCCTTCGATGCCCTCGGCTTCCACTTCGCACAGCGCGTCGATATCGCCCATGTTCGACAGGCCGCCGCTCGCGATCACGGGAATCTTCACCGCGCGCGCGAGGCGCACCGTCGCCTCGATATTGATGCCCTGAAGCATGCCGTCGCGGCCGATGTCCGTGTAGATGATCGACTCGCAGCCGTAGTCCTCGAACTTGCGCGCGAGGTCCGCGACTTCGTGGCCCGTCAGCTTGCTCCAGCCGTCGGTGGCGACCTTGCCGTCCTTCGCATCGAGGCCGACGATGATATGTCCGCCGAACGCCGTGCACGCTTCGAGCAGGAAGCCGGGGTTCTTCACCGCCGCCGTGCCGATGATCACGTACTCGAGACCGTCGTCCAGATAGCGCTCGATCGTGTTCAGGTCGCGGATGCCGCCGCCCAGCTGCACGGGAATCTCTCCGCCGACTTCTTCGATGATCGCGCGAATCGCGTCTTCGTTCTTCGGCTTGCCGGCGAACGCGCCGTTCAGGTCGACGAGGTGCAGGCGCCGCGCGCCGCGGTCGACCCAATGTCGGGCCATCACCGCCGGTTCCTCGTGGAAAATCGTCGCCTGGTCCATATCGCCCTGTTTGAGGCGTACACACTGACCGTCTTTCAGGTCGATGGCGGGGATCAGCAGCATAGCAATCGGGTGTTGTCAGGGAAAAAAGTTGAAGTTCGGCTGGCGGCAAATCCGGCTGGGGCCGGCGCCAGGCCGTTCCGCTAGTTTAGTACATGTCTTTCGGCGACCTTGCCGGCAGGCTTCGGATGCATATGCATGTGAGCGAGGCAGCAGGGACGGATTGAGAACATGGACGGTTAAAGATGCTGACGGCAGGGATCAGGGATTCCAGTGCACGAAGTTGCGATACACGCGCAAGCCCGCATCGGCGCTCTTTTCCGGGTGGAATTGGGTCGCAAAAATGTTATCCCGCGCCACCGCCGAGGTAAAGGGCACGCCGTACACGGTTTCACCCGACGTATGCGCGGCGTTTTCCGGCACGACGTAATAGCTGTGCACGAAGTAGAAGAACGCGTTGTCGGCCACACCGTCCCACAAGGGGTGCGGCTGCGCCTGACGGACACGGTTCCAGCCCATCTGCGGCACCTTGAAGCGCGAGCCGTCGTCCTGCAACTGGCCTTCGAGATCGAAGCGCACCACCTTCCCAGGCAACAGGCCCAGGCCCTTCGTATCGCCTTCCGCGCTCCAGTCGAACAGCATCTGCTCGCCGACACACACGCCCATCAGCGGCTTGCTGCGGGACGCTTCGACGACGGCTTCCTGCAAGCCGGATTCGCCGAGTGAGCGCATGCAGTCGGGCATCGCGCCCTGGCCCGGCAGCACCACACGGTCCGCTGCGCGAATTGCTTCGGGCTTGTCGACAATTGCCACGTCCGCTTCGGGCGCGGCTTTCCTCAACGCCTGGGCAACCGATCGCAGGTTGCCCATTCCGTAATCCACAATCGCAATCGAAGTTTTCATTTCAAGTTAGGCAGCAACGCCTTCAATCCGTTGACGATGAACTCCACCGCCAGCGCCGACAACATCAAACCCATCAACCGCGTGCCGATGTTGATTCCCGTCCGACCGACCCAGCGGGCAATCGGTTCAGCAAGACTCAGCGATCCGAAACACAGCGCCGCAATCACAGCGCCGATGCCAATCAGAGTAATCCGCTCGTACCAATGAGGATAGCTGGCCGAATAGACTAGGACAGTACTGATAGAGCCCGGCCCCGTCAGCAGCGGAATCGCCAGCGGCACGACGGCGATGTTGTCCTTCATCTCCGCCTCGTGACGCTCTTCCGGCGTCGAGCGGGCATTGCCGACCTGAGCGTTCAGCATGCTGATCGACATCAGCAGCATGATGATGCCGCCGCCCACTTCGAGCGCGCCGATCGAAATGCCGAAGAAGCGGATGATCTGCTGCCCGATCAACGTGCTCACCGTAATCACACAGAACACCGAAATCGACGCGACACGGATGGTGCGGCGCTGTTCGGCGGACGATTGCTGCGACGTCAGGCTCAGAAAGAACGGTATCGCGCCGACCGGGTTGATCAACGCCAGCAGCGAAATAAACGACTTGATGGTGTCCATCTCAAGCCGGCCGCGCGCCGCGCAACCGGTCCTTTGGGTGGCTTGGTGGCTATTGGTCGCTCAGAGACTGCCCTTGGTCGACGGAATCTGCCCCGCCGCGCGCTCGTCCAGTTCGACGGCCATGCGCAATGCGCGGCCGAACGCCTTGAACACCGTTTCCATCTGATGATGCGCGTTCAGGCCGCGCAGGTTGTCGATATGCAGCGTAACGCCGGCATGATTGACGAATCCGCGGAAGAATTCGATGGAGAGATCGACGTCGAACGTGCCGATGCGCGCGCGCGTGAACGGTACGTGGAATTCCAGGCCCGGCCGGCCGGAAAAATCGATCACGACGCGCGACAGCGCTTCGTCGAGCGGCACGTAGGAATGACCGTAGCGGCGAATGCCCTTCTTGTCGCCGACGGCCTTCGCAATGGCCTGGCCCAGCGTGATGCCGACGTCTTCGACGGTATGGTGGTCGTCGATATGCGTATCGCCATGCGACTCGATGTCCAGATCGATCAGCCCGTGGCGGGCAATCTGGTCGAGCATGTGATCAAGGAACGGCACGCCCGTGGCCAGCTTCTGCTGACCGGTGCCGTCCAGGTTGATCTTCACACGGATCTGCGTTTCGCTGGTGTTGCGAACGACTTCCGCAAGGCGCATGGCAATTCCTCGAATCTGACTTTGAAAAAAGTGGGGTTGTGAACGTGCTGGCTTCAGTTCAGCACGAGTTTCAGCGCGGCGAGCATTTGAGCGTTTTCTTCCGGAGAACCGACCGTCAAACGCACGCAATTCGCGAGCAATGGATGCATTTTACTCACGTTTTTGATCAAAACCCGCGAAGTAAGAAGGGTTTCGAACGTCGCCGATGCATCGGGCACACGCACCAGCAGGAAATTGCCAGCGCTCGGGAACACTTCAGCGCCCGGCAGCGCGGCGACCGCCTGAGCCAGCTTCGTGCGTTCGTCGCGCAATTGCGCGGCCTGCGCGTCGAGCACGTCGATATGATCGAGCAGGAAATCGGCCGTCGTCTGCGTCAGCACGTTGACGTTGTACGGCGGGCGCACCTTGTCGAACTCGTTGATCCATTCCATGCGGCCCGCCATGTAGCCAAGGCGGATGCCCGCGAGGCCCAGCTTCGACACCGTGCGCATCACGACGACATTGTCGAAGTCTCCCGCACGCGGCATCCAGCTCTCTTGCGCGAACGGCTGATACGCTTCGTCGATCACGACCAGGCTCCCGCTCGCCGCTGCGATGATGCGCTCCATGTCGGCGGCATCGAACAGCGTGCCCGTCGGGTTGTTCGGGTACGCGAGGTAAATCACGGCCGGCCGGTGTTCAGCGATAGCGGCGAGCATCGCGTTCGTATCGAGCGTGAAGTCGGCGTTCAGTGGCACGCCGACGAACTCCATGCCCGCGAGTTTCGCCGACATCGCGTACATCACGAAGCCCGGCACGGGCGCCAGCACCTTCGCGCCTGGCGTCGCGCACGCCACAGAGATGATGCTGATCAGTTCGTCCGAACCGTTGCCGAGCAGCACCTCGCAGTTCGCCGGCACGTTCATCACGCGCTTGAGCTTCTCGATGAGCGCCTGCGGACGCGGCGCCGGATAACGGTTCAGCGCGACGGCCGCGAGATGCTCGCCGAGTTGCGCGGCCAGCGCTTCAGGCAGCGGAAACGGATTCTCCATTGCATCGAGCTTCACGAGGCCCGTCGCATCGGCAACGGGGTAGCTCGTCATCGCGAGCACGTCGCGGCGAATAATGTCTTGAGGTGTCGTCATGGCGTCGGGCGCGCCCGCCTTCTGACAGGCGACAGCGCAATAGGGGCGGCTCGCAGCCGCCCCGGGTTGAGTTCTCTGTCTTCGGAAAACGGAGCCGTCTCAAAATTCAGCGCGTATGTTGCCCGCGTGAAAAAGCGGCTCGCCGCAAGGTCAGCCTGTGTTCTTCATCCGGTACTCGGCGCTGCGTGCATGCGCCTGCAGGCCTTCGCCATACGCAAGCTCAGCGGCAATTTCACCGAGCGTCTGCGCACCGTCCGCGCTCACTTCGATGAGGCTGGAGCGCTTGAAGAAATCATAGACGCCGAGCGGCGACGAGAAACGTGCGGTACGAGACGTAGGCAGCACGTGATTTGGCCCCGCGCAGTAGTCGCCGAGGCTTTCGCTCGTGTAGCGGCCAAGGAAGATCGCGCCCGCGTGGCGAATCTGCTGCGCCCACTGTTGCGGCTCCAGCGCGGAAATTTCGAGGTGTTCCGGCGCGATGTCGTTGGCGATCGCGCACGCCTGCTCCATGTCACGCACCTTGATCAGCGCGCCACGTCCTTCGAGCGACGCCTGGATCACGTCGCGGCGGGGCATCGTCGGTAGCAGCTCGTTGATGGCGTCTTCGACGCGCGCGATGAAACCTTCGTCCGGGCACAGCAAAATGGATTGCGCGAGTTCGTCGTGTTCGGCCTGCGAGAACAGGTCCATCGCGACCCAGCGCGGATCGGTCGTGCCGTCGCACAGCACGAGAATTTCCGACGGACCGGCGATCATGTCGATGCCGACCGTGCCGAACACGCGGCGTTTCGCCGACGCGACATACGCATTGCCGGGGCCGCAGATCTTGTCGACGGCGGGAATGGTTTGCGTGCCGTACGCGAGCGCGCCGACCGCCTGCGCGCCGCCAATCGTGAACACGCGATCCACACCGCCCAGCAGCGCCGCCGCCAGCACGAGCGGATTCTTCACGCCGTCCGGCGTCGGCACGACCATGACGATTTCGCGCACACCGGCCACGCGCGCCGGAATCGCGTTCATCAGCACCGACGACGGATACGCCGCCTTGCCACCCGGCACGTAAATACCCGCGCGGTCGAGCGGCGTCACCCTCTGGCCAAGCACGGTGCCGTCGGCTTCCGTGTACTGCCAGCTATGGCTGCCGCATTCGATCTTCTGCTTCTCGTGATAGCCGCGCACGCGCGCCGCCGCCGCTTCGAGCGCCGCGCGGCGCTTCGGCTCCAGGCCTTCCAGTGCCCCTTCCAGTTCCGACATCGGTAGTTCGAGCGCGCCGACATCCTTCGCGTTCAGACGGTCGAAACGGTTCGTATAGTCGAGCACGGCGGCATCGCCACGCGCCTTCACGTCGGCCAGAATCTGCGCGACCGAGCGTTCGATCGCTTCGTCTTCGCTCGCTTCGAACGCGAGCACCGCATGCAGCGACTTCTGGAAATTCTCAGTGCTGGAATCGAGTTTGCGAATCTTGATAGACATGCTGGTATCCGTTTCGGTGAGGCGCGCGCGTCAGACTCGGCTATGGCCTTTGCGTCAGGCCGTTGCGCCGGTGCGTTGCGACGCGCGCTCGAACGCGTTGAGAATGGGCGCCAGCGCGGCGCGCTTGAGCTTCAGCGCCGCCTGGTTCACAACGAGGCGCGACGAGATCTGCATGATCTCTTCGACCTCGACAAGATTGTTGGCGCGCAGCGTGCCGCCCGAGCTGACCAGGTCGACGATCGCGTCGGCAAGGCCCACCAGCGGCGCGAGTTCCATCGATCCATACAGCTTGATCAGATCGACGTGCACGCCCTTGGCGGCGAAGTGCTCGCGCGCCACTTGCACATACTTCGTGGCGACGCGCAGGCGCGCGCCCTGGCGAACCGCATTCGCGTAGTCGAAGCCGGCGGCGACCGCCACCGACATCCGGCAGCGCGCGATGTCCAGATCGATCGGCTGATACAGACCGCCGCCGCCGTGCTCGATCAGCACGTCCTTGCCCGCGACGCCGAAATCGGCGGCACCGTACTCGACGTACGTCGGCACGTCGGTGGCGCGCACGATGATCACGCGGAGGTTGGGATCCGTGGTCGGCAGAATCAGCTTGCGCGACGTTTCCGGATCTTCCGTCACTTCGATGCCCGCTGCCGCGAGCAGCGGCACCGTTTCCTCAAAGATGCGACCCTTCGACAGCGCGAGCGTCAGCGGCTTACCGACCGCCGGCGACGTCGACGTTTGCGGCAACTCGCTCATGCCTGATTACCCTTGATGCGGCGCACGTTCGCGCCGACTGCGGTGAGTTTCGATTCCATCCGGTCGTAGCCGCGATCCAGGTGATAGATGCGGTCGATCAGCGTTTCGCCATCCGCGCACAGGCCCGCGATCACGAGACTCGCCGACGCGCGCAGATCGGTGGCCATCACCTTCGCGCCCGACAGCTTCTCGACGCCGTTGACGAGCGCCGTCTTGCCATCGATCGTGATGTTCGCGCCGAGACGGTTCAGTTCCTGCACGTGCATGAAGCGGTTTTCGAAGATCGTTTCGACCACTTGCGACGTGCCTTCCGCCAGCGTGTTGAGCGCCATGAACTGCGCCTGCATGTCGGTCGGGAACGCCGGGTATTCGGACGTGCGGAACGAGACGGCCTTCGGACGCTGGCTCATGCGCACGCGCATCCAGTCGTCGCCCTCTTCGATCGTCACGCCTGCTTCGCGCAGCTTGTCCGTCACGGCTTCGAGAATCTGCGGACGCACATGGCGCAACGTGACGTCGCCGCCCGCCGCCGCGACCGCGCACAGGAACGTGCCCGCTTCGATACGATCCGGCACAACCGTGTGCTGTGCGCCGTGCAGTTTGTCGACGCCTTGAATCACGAGACGGTCGGTACCGATGCCGTCGATCTTCGCGCCCATCGCGACCAGAAGATTCGCAAGATCACCGACTTCCGGCTCGCGCGCGGCGTTTTCGATGACCGTCTCGCCTTCCGCGAGCACGGCCGCCATCAGCAGGTTTTCGGTGCCCGTGACGGTGATCATGTCGGTGATGATGCGCGCGCCCTTCAGACGCTTCGCGCGCGCTTCGATGAAGCCGTGCTCGATGTTGATCTCGGCGCCCATCGCCTGCAGGCCCTTGATGTGCTGGTCCACAGGCCGTGCGCCGATCGCGCAGCCGCCCGGCAGCGATACCTTCGCCTCGCCGAAGCGCGCGACGAGCGGGCCGAGCACCAGAATCGACGCCCGCATCGTCTTCACGAGTTCGTACGGCGCGACCAGATTGTCGACCTTCGACGCGTCGAGCATCACCTTGCCGTCGCTGCTTTCCGTGCGCACGCCCATCTGGCCGAGCAGCTTGAGCGTCGTGCGCACATCCTGCAGATCGGGCACGTTATCGAGGTGAACGGGCTCCGCGCTCAACAAGCCTGCGCAAAGGATCGGCAGCGCCGCGTTCTTCGCACCCGAAACAACGATCTCACCAGCGAGCTTCTGCCCGCCTTCAATCACGAGTTTGTCCATGCCTGTTTGTTCCTGATCTGCCCGTCCGCCTGCGGGCGTCTTGTTGTGGGCGGTTGCTGCGGCGCCGTTTGCGGCGTCGCGATTCTCTTGTGTAAGTCGCACTAATGTTCCAGCTAATTTGCAGCTACGTCTAAAGCTTATTGTGCAGCTTGTTTTTCCGCTCTCTTGCAGCCAGGTTGTTGAGCGCCGTCCTCCGACAGACAGCAGGTTTTTCCGCGTAATGTCTATACGCGAGTCAGGCGCTTTGCCATTCGGTGGGCGTCAGCGTTTTCATGCTGAGCGCGTGGATCTCTTCACGCATGCGGTCGCCGAGCGCCGCATACACGAGTTGATGCCGTTGAATCAGACGCTTGCCTTCGAAATTCGGCGACACGATGGTCGCGAAGAAATGCTGGCCGTCGCCTTCCACTTCGAGATGCTCGCAAGGAAGGCCCGCCGCGATGTAATTCTTGACCTGTTCGGGAGTGGGTAACATGTGTGCTCCTAGTGACGCAGCTTGAAGCCGGAAGCGAGCATGCGCATCGCCAGCACGGCCAGCACGACGAAGAAACCGCCGACAATCAGCAGGCTCCACATCGGATCGATATCCGACATACCGAAGAAGCCATAACGAAAGCCGTCGATCATGTAGAAAAACGGGTTCAGCCGCGAGATTTCGCGCCACACGGGCGGCAGCGTATGCGTCGAGTAGAACACGCCCGACAGGAACGTGAGAGGCATGATCAGAAAATTCTGGAACGCGGCGAGCTGGTCGAACTTCTCGGCCCAGATGCCCGCGATCAAACCAAGCGTGCCGAGAATCGCCGAACCGAGCACCGCGAACGCGATGATATAAAGCGGCGCGCTGAAGCTCATCGGGATGAACCAGACCGTGACGATGAACACGCCCAGCCCGACGCTCAATCCGCGCACGACAGCGGCGAGCACATACGCGCCGTACATCTCCCAGTGCGACAGTGGCGGCAGAAGCACGAACACGAGATTGCCCGTGATCTTCGACTGGATCAGCGACGACGAACTATTCGCGAACGCGTTCTGCAGCACGCTCATCATGACGAGGCCCGGCACGAGAAAGCTCGTGTAGAGCACGCCCGGATAGACCTGCACGTGATCGCGCA
The DNA window shown above is from Paraburkholderia sp. PGU19 and carries:
- a CDS encoding Do family serine endopeptidase, encoding MLRRFWLFFAQAVTVLLALMFIIATLKPQWLQRQGQFGKQLAEPIVALREVAPGIGSGGNAQNSYADAAQKAMPAVVNVFSSKDGSLPPDPRAKDPLFRYFFGDKNKKQQEQPAANLGSGVIVSSEGYILTNQHVVDGADQIEIALADGRTTNAKVIGVDPETDLAVLKVNMTNLPTITLGRMDQTRVGDVVLAIGNPFGVGQTVTMGIVSALGRNHLGINTFENFIQTDAPINPGNSGGALVDVNGNLLGINTAIYSRSGGSLGIGFAIPVSTARSVLESIITTGTVTRGWIGVEPQDVTPEIAESFGLDQKSGAIVAGVLKGGPADKAGIKPGDILVSVNGQDITDTTRLLNVIAQIKPGTDAKVHLVRKNKEMDLNVMIGKRPPPPKQPADEGDDDDGG
- the tatC gene encoding twin-arginine translocase subunit TatC, whose amino-acid sequence is MSDPQNQNEGTEETFISHLVELRDRIIRAGISVIVVFVGLVYWAPDIFRLLARPLMNNLPKDGKMIVTDVTGSFFVPMKVTMLVAFVIALPIVLYQIWAFVAPGLYQHEKKLVGPLVGSSYTLFLCGMAFAYFVVFPTIFRVMAHYNAPLGAEMTTDIDNYLSFVLTMFLAFGVTFEVPIVVVLLVRMNVLTIKKLKEIRPYVIVGAFVISAVVTPPDVFSQLILAIPLIVLYEAGIIAARLFVSKPVATAENEGGAAS
- the tatB gene encoding Sec-independent protein translocase protein TatB translates to MLDLGLTKMALIGVVALVVLGPERLPRVARTAGALFGRAQRYVNDVKAEVTREIELDELRRMKTEFESAAHNVESTIHDNMRKHETELNEAWTQGTSVSPSIAGGATDSLMSATDGSVSTTDGTSWRSTDAAASKRKNWRVKQTATPNWYKRATLRRTRVQSGAARVARHTPVSLRRPTRFF
- the tatA gene encoding Sec-independent protein translocase subunit TatA, producing MGSLSIWHWLIVLLIVALVFGTKKLRNIGTDLGGAVKGFKEGMKDGETPEGQQRDQLSRTNTVDVDAKEKAPHSGDSR
- a CDS encoding histidine triad nucleotide-binding protein, whose amino-acid sequence is MSHDPNCLFCKIAAGQIPSTKVHEDDEFVAFRDIRPAAETHVLVIPRKHIETLSNCTESDSALLGKMLILVARLADQLGVAYKGGQTGFRTVINTGPGGGQEVYHLHAHLLAGPRPWLRMG
- a CDS encoding phosphoribosyl-ATP diphosphatase, yielding MTQNTQSTNDTLRRLAAVIDSRKGGDPDTSYVSRLFHKGDDAVLKKIGEEATEVVLAAKDVRLGAERKALVGEVADLWFHCLVMLSHFDLNPADVLAELERREGLSGIEEKALRKSRDREQNGD
- the hisI gene encoding phosphoribosyl-AMP cyclohydrolase produces the protein MNPSEVGWLDKVKWDANGLVPVIAQEASTNDVLMFAWMNREALSKTIETGRAVYFSRSRQRLWFKGEESGHVQHVHEVRLDCDEDVVLLKVEQVSGIACHTGRHSCFFQKFEGSVDAGNWVAVEPVLKDPEHIYK
- the hisF gene encoding imidazole glycerol phosphate synthase subunit HisF — translated: MALAKRIIPCLDVTAGRVVKGVNFVELRDAGDPVEIARRYDEQGADELTFLDITATSDQRDLILPIIEAVASQVFIPLTVGGGVRAVEDVRRLLNAGADKVSMNSSAVANPQLVRDSTDKYGSQCIVVAIDAKRVSADGETPRWEVFTHGGRKNTGLDAVQWARKMAELGAGEILLTSMDRDGTKSGFDIALTRAVSDAVSIPVIASGGVGSLQHLADGIKDGRADAVLAASIFHYGEHTVGECKRFMADQGISVRL